The following is a genomic window from Clostridium sp..
TTAAGGCATTTGCTGAATTGTGTATAACACGTCAAATAATAACAGCTATAAAAACAGCTACAAGACAGAAACATATTCCGTTGAATACATATGTTTCCCTTAATAAACCTATATATGACGAGGAATCTGACAGGACTTTGTTGGATGTCTTATCAGAAGCAAAGGTAGCTGATCCTGAGGAACTCATAATAAGTAGAGAGGAATTAAACCATATACAGAGAGAAATAGGGGGTATACTTTCAGATCTGGAAATGGAAGTGCTTATGTCCTATTTAGATGGTAAATCCTATCAGGAAATTGCGTGTGATTTAGATAGGCATGCAAAATCTATAGATAATGCGCTGCAAAGAGTTAAAAGAAAATTAGAGAAATGTTTAATCCACAAATAAAATTAATATTGACAAAGAAATGCAGATGTATTAAAATTGATAATCGGTATGTAACTCATAGTTGTATATTTATAGGCGGGAGTAGTTCAGTGGTAGAACACTAGCTTCCCAAGCTAGTTGTCGCGGGTTCAATCCCCGTCTCCCGCTTCCAACTTAGATTGCCCATGTAGCTCAGTTGGCAGAGCGTCACCTTGGTAAGGTGGAGGTCACCAGTTCAATCCTGGTCATGGGCTCCAATAGAGTATAAAATTATATAAATGACATTGCAACACACCAGGGTGAGTTTACTTAATTAAAACTTAAAATTTTGAACAAACAGGGAGGAAGAAAATAAAATGTCAAAAGAGAAGTTTGAGAGAACGAAACCACATGTAAACATAGGGACAATAGGACACGTAGACCATGGTAAGACAACACTGACGGCAGCAATAACGACAGTATTGGCAAAAGAGGGGAAAGCAGCAGCAACAAAATATGATGAAATAGATAAGGCACCAGAAGAGAAAGAAAGAGGAATAACAATAAATACAGCACACGTAGAGTATGAGACAGACAAGAGACACTATGCACATGTAGACTGTCCAGGACATGCAGATTATGTAAAGAACATGATAACAGGAGCAGCACAGATGGATGGAGCAATCCTGGTAGTAAGTGCAGCAGATGGACCAATGCCGCAGACAAGAGAGCATATACTTCTGGCAAGTAGGGTAGGAGTACAGTATATAGTAGTATTTTTGAATAAGTCAGATCAGGTAGATGACCCTGAATTAATAGAATTGGTTGAGATGGAAGTAAGGGAATTGTTGAGTGAGTATGGGTTCCCAGGAGATGACGTTCCAATAATAGTAGGAAGTGCATTGAAGGTACTGGAAAATCCAGATGATCCAGAAGCAACAAAGTGTATACATGAGCTTATGGATGCAGTAGATAATTATATACCGACACCGGAAAGACCAATAGATAAACCATTCCTAATGCCAATAGAGGATATATTCACAATAACAGGAAGAGGAACAGTAGCAACAGGAAGAGTAGAGACAGGAGTGCTCAAGATAGGAGACGAACTTGAGATAGTAGGACTTAGTGAAGAGAAGAAGAAGACAGTATGTACAGGAGTGGAAATGTTCAGGAAGCTTCTTGACCAGGCAATGGCAGGAGACAACATAGGGGTACTGTTGAGAGGAATACAGAGAGAAGAAGTAGAGAGAGGCCAGGTATTGTCAAAACCGGGAACAGTACATCCGCACAAGAAATTTGTAGGGCAGGTTTATGTATTGAAGAAAGAAGAAGGAGGAAGACATACTCCGTTTTTCAATGGATACAGACCGCAGTTTTATTTCAGGACAACAGATGTAACAGGCTCGATAGCCCTTCCAGAGGGAGTAGAGATGGTAATGCCTGGAGATCATATAGACATGAATGTAGAGCTTATAACACCGGTAGCAATGCATGAAGGACTGAGATTTGCAATAAGAGAAGGCGGAAGAACAGTTGGCTCAGGTGTAGTTACTAAAATTGTAGAGTAGCTTTTTGGGAAAAGAGGACTGGGTTTCTTGGATCTGGTCCTTTTCAAAACTTATAGAAATATAAATTTTTCATTGACATAAAAACTAAGCTGTGATAAAGTATATAAGTAATGCGTAATTTTAGAATTATTAAGATACATATGGTTTAATTGTTTATGGATTCTAAATTAGGAACATAAATTTTTATTAAATGCGGTGTTGTCAATCATCGTCATAAACTATGTGAAGTTTTTGATATGTTTTAAAAAATAATTTTGTTAAACCCCATCTTCTATGGGGATTAATTGACATACATCAACGATATTAGGAGGTGTGATGGCAGTGAGAGTTAAAGTGACATTAGCATGTACGGATTGTAAGCAGAGAAATTATAGTACGATTAAAAACAAAAAAAATAATCCTGATAGACTAGAGTTGAAAAAGTATTGTCCATTTTGCCATAAACATACAGTTCATAAGGAAACAAAGTAAAATGGCATAGATAAATTAAATGTATGAAATATTTCAAGGGTGTGAATATAATGGCAACAAGCAATAGAAAGACTAAAAAAAATGCAGTTTCATCTAATAAAAAGTCCAATTTTTTTAAGGATTTAATTTTAGAATTTAATAGAATAACTTGGGCATCAAAAGAAAATGTAAAAAAAGCATCCATATCTGTTATTGCATTTTGTGCTGTATATGCCGTTATTGTTGGAATATTGGATTTTGGATTCAATTTTATAGTTCAAAACATGTTGAAATAATAGTAAAAGGAGGTAGGGACTAAGAAATATCATGTCCCTGAGATTATGGCAGATAAAGCTAGATGGTATGTAGTTCATACATATTCTGGTTATGAAAATAAGGTTAAAGCTAACCTTGAGAAAACCATAGAAAATAGAAACCTCTATGAGTGGATAGATGATGTTCAAGTTCCTATGGAAGAGCAGGTTGAAATTAAAGATGGAAAGAAAAAAATAACCCTTAAGAAAATTTTCCCAGGATATGTTTTGATACATATGGTTATGAGTGATGATTCTTGGTATATAGTTAGAAATACTAGGGGTGTTACAGGCTTTGTCGGACCTGGATCTAAGCCCGTTCCCCTTACAGATGAAGAAGTTAGAACCATGGGAATAAGTGAAAAGCCTGTAAATGTAGATGTATCAGTAGGAGAAAATGTAAAAGTTAAGTCTGGCCCTCTTGAAAATTTTTCGGCTGTTATCCAGGAAATTAATACTGAAAAGAAAAAGATTAAGGCATTAGTAAACATGTTTGGCAGGGAAACTCCTGTTGAACTTGATTTTAATCAAATAGAAAAGTTAGACTAAGGAGGTGTTATTATGGCTAAAAAGGTAGTAGGAATGATAAAGCTTCAGCTTCCTGCAGGTAAGGCAAGTCCAGCACCACCAGTTGGTCCGGCACTTGGACAGCATGGTGTAAATATCATGGGATTTTGTAAAGAATTCAATGCTAAAACTAATAATCAGGCTGGGTTGATTATTCCAGTGGTAATTACTGTATATCAGGATAGATCATTCAGCTTTATATTGAAAACTCCACCAGCAGCAGTATTACTTAAAAAGGCTGCAGGAATTGAAAGTGGTTCCGGAGTACCAAATAAGACAAAGGTTGCCAAGGTAACAAAGGAACAGGTTAAGCAGATAGCAGAAACAAAAATGCCTGATTTGAATGCAGGATCAATAGAGGCTGCTATGAGAATGGTGGCAGGAACAGCAAGAAGTATGGGAATAACTGTGGAAGAATAGCATGGATCAAAATAGTGGGAGGCAAAAGCCGTTAATTACCACAGAGGAGGATTTTAAATGGGAAAAAATTATGTAGAAAGTGTCAAGCTTATTGATAAAAATGTATTGTATTCACCAGAAGAAGCAATAGATATAGTTTTAAAAACAGCAAAGGCTAAATTCGATGAAACTATAGAAATTGCATTAAAACTTGGTGTCGATCCAAGACATGCAGATCAGCAAGTTAGAGGAGCTGTTGTGCTTCCAAATGGAACCGGTAAACAAGTTAGAGTTTTAGTGTTTGCAAAAGGCAGTAAAGTTGATGAAGCAAAAGATGCGGGAGCAGATTTTGTAGGAGCAGAAGAATATGTGGAAAAAATCCAAAAAGAAAACTGGTTTGATTTTGATATCGTTGTTGCAACACCGGATATGATGGGTGTTGTAGGCAGATTGGGTAGAGTGCTTGGACCGAAAGGCTTAATGCCAAACCCTAAATCAGGTACCGTAACTTTTGATGTAGCAAAAGCTATAAATGAAATTAAAGCTGGAAAAGTTGAATACAGGGTGGATAAGACTTCTATAATACATGTTCCAATAGGTAAGAAATCTTTTGAGTCAGGAAAATTGGTAGAAAATTTTCATGCACTGTTGGATGCTATTATAAAAGCAAAGCCATCAGCAGCTAAGGGCCAATATTTAAAATCTGTAGTATTGTCAAGTACTATGGGGCCTGGAGTAAAGGTAAATCCAACTAAAGTTTTGGATTAGTATTAAAATAAATTGATATTTTATTAAATAAGTAAATATTCCATAGACAGTAGGTGCGTGAGCATAACGGTTATCAACCTACCCAGGGTTCCAATATAAGAAAAGTAATTGGTCTCTCTTTTGTCTATGGAGGGATCATTTTTATAGTTGTAGTATAACCGTGAGGAGGTGTAATGCGATGACAAAAAATAGAGAATTAAAGGAAGCTAAGGTCCAAGAGATAAAAGAAAAGATGGAAAAGTCTAAAAGTATAGTATTCTCTAAATACCAGGGATTAACAGTAGAGCAAGATACAGAACTTAGAAAGAGTCTAAGAGAAGCAGGTGTAGAGTATAAAGTTTACAAGAATACATTATCTACATTGGCTGCGAAGGAATTGGGATATAATGATGCAGAACAAATCCTTAAAGGACCAATATCAATAGCATTTGGATATGAGGATGTTACTGCTCCAGCAAGAGTAATTAATAATTATGCAAAGGATCATAAAGCTTTAGAGTTAAAAGGTGGAATTGTAGATGGAGAATTCTTTGATGAGGATAAAATTAAAAAACTTGCCACTGTACCATCAAAGGAAATACTTATTGCGAAGTTGCTTGGAAGTTTCAAGGCTCCAGTATCAAAATTTGTATATTTATTAGATGCAATATCAAAACAGAAAGATTCGGCTTCAGAAGAAGCATAATTAAAGGAAGAAATTTCGGAGGTGTATATTAAATGAGTAAAGAAGAAATCATTCAGGCTATAAAAGATATGAGTGTTTTAGAATTAAACGAATTAGTAAAGGCATGTGAAGAAGAATTTGGTGTAAGCGCAGCAGCTCCAGCAGCTGCTGCAGGTGGAGCTGCTGCTGGAGATGGAGCAGGCGCTGCAGAAAAAACTGAATTTGATGTAGTTTTGAAAGAAGCAGGAGCACAAAAAATAAAAGTTATAAAGGTAGTTAGAGAAGCAACTGGCTTGGGATTAAAAGATGCTAAAGCTTTGGTTGACGGAGCTCCTAAGACAATAAAAGAAGCTGTAAGTAAAGAAGATGCAGAAGCTATGAAAGCAAAATTTGAGGAAGTTGGAGCTACGGTAGAATTAAAGTAGTATAAAAGTTATAGAATGAAGTTTATAAAAGGAACGCTTTAGTTTTAAAGCGTTCCTTTTATAAACCTTCAGATAATTTTTAAAAACCTTTAATTCATTGTTGACAAAAATTTGGTATTATGCTAATATAATAAATTGCATTGATTAATTAAAAATCAATAGGATAATTGCAAATTAGTATAATTTGAATTAATTATAAAAAGTAGGTTATACTAATTTGATATTAGTATGAAGAATCCATAAACATATGTAGATGTTTTTGGCTATTTTTAGTTTATGCAAGGGGTGAAAGTCAATGGTACATCCTGTCCAGGTTGGTAAAAGAACTAGAATGAGCTTTTCCAGACTTAAAGAAATAGGTCATATGCCTAATCTAATTGAAGTACAGCTAGATTCATATAATTGGTTTCTAAAAGAAGGCTTGCAGGAAGTATTTGATGATATTAATCCTATTCAAGATTATACTGCAAATCTTAATCTAGAATTTGTAGGCTACAAACTTGATATGGATAACATCAAATACTCGGTAGAGGATTGTAAAGAAAGAGATGCTACTTATGCGGCACCTTTAAAGGTGAAAGTTAGGTTATTGAATAAGGAAACTGGAGAAGTTAAGGAGCAAGAGGTTTTTATGGGGGATTTCCCTCTCATGACGGAACAGGGAACTTTTATAATTAATGGAGCGGAAAGAGTTATAGTAAGTCAGCTTGTAAGATCACCAGGGGTATATTATGATATGTCTTTAGACAAGACAGGTAAGAAGCTTTTCTCATCAACGGTTATTCCTAATAGGGGGGCCTGGTTAGAGTATGAGACTGATTCAAATGATATAATATATGTAAGAATTGATAAGACAAGGAAACTTCCCATAACTATTTTAGCTAGAGCAATGGGCTATGGTACAGATAATGAAGTTATTGAGTTTTTTGGAGAAGATGAAAGATTAAAAGCTACGATTGAGAAGGATAATACTAAAACTCATGAAGAGGCCCTGCTTGAGATTTATAAAAGGTTGAGACCGGGAGAACCACCTACAGTAGACAGTGCGCAGTCACTTATTGATTCTTTGTTTTTTGATGCAAAGAGATATGATCTCTCTAGAGTTGGAAGATATAAGTTCAATAAAAAGTTGGCGCTTTATCTTAGAATTGCCAATCAAATAGCAGCTAAGGACATAGTAAACCCACAGACGGGGGAGATACTGGTTCAAAAAGGTGATAGGATTGATAGAGATAAGGCTGTTGATATACAACAATGCGGTATAAATATAGTAGACATTCAGATAGAAGACGCAACTTTAAGAATAATAGGTAACAATTTTGTGAACATACATAATTTTGTTGACTTTAATATAGATGATTTGAATATAAAAGAAAGTGTTCATTATCCGGTATTAAAAGAAATATTGGATAATTACAGTGATGAAGAAAGTATTAAGGATCAGATAAAAAAGCATATGCATGAGTTGATTCCCAAACACATAGTCAAAGATGATATATATGCCACAATCAGCTATGAACTGGGATTGGCTTATAATATAGGTCATACAGACGACATTGATCATCTTGGCAATAGAAGACTTAGATCTGTAGGTGAATTGCTTCAAAATCAATTTAGAATAGGTCTTTCAAGGATGGAAAGAGTAGTAAAAGAGAGAATGACCATACAGGACCAAGAGGTAATAACGCCTCAGGCACTTATAAATATAAGACCTGTAGCAGCATCAATAAAAGAGTTTTTTGGAAGTTCACAGCTTTCGCAGTTTATGGACCAGACTAATCCACTATCCGAACTCACGCATAAGAGAAGACTCTCAGCATTGGGACCGGGAGGGTTGTCACGAGAAAGAGCCGGATTTGAGGTTAGAGATGTTCACAATTCTCATTATGGAAGAATGTGTCCTATAGAAACTCCAGAAGGACCTAATATAGGTCTTATTAACTCTCTTGCAACCTATGCAAAGGTGAATGATTACGGCTTTATTGAAGCTCCTTATAGAAAAGTGGATAAATCAACTGGAGTGGTTACTAATGAGATTGTATATATGACAGCAGACGAAGAGGATGAATATCTAATAGGTCAGGCGAATGAACCTCTTGATGAGGAAAGCAAATTTATTGATACTAGAGTTACAGTTAGAGATAAAGGTGAGGTTATAGTAGTACCTCGTGAAGATGTTGATTTTATAGATGTTTCACCGAGACAAATTGTTTCAGTAGCTACGGCCATGATACCTTTTCTTGAAAATGATGATGCAAGCCGTGCGTTAATGGGCTCAAACATGCAGAGGCAGGCTGTACCACTTTTGAAACCTCAGGCGCCTATAGTAGGTACAGGTATAGAATATAAAGCAGCTGTAGACTCAGGAGTCCTTCCAAAGGCAAGAAATGCAGGAACTGTAGTATATGTAAGCGCAAATGAAATCAGGATAAAGAGAAATTCAGATGCAGGAATAGACACCTACCGACTGATTAAATTTAAAAGATCAAATCAGGGAACTTGTATAAATCAAAGGCCTATAGTTAAAACAGGTGAAAAAGTTGACAAGGGAACTGTAATTGCAGATGGACCTTCAACAGACTTAGGTGAAATAGCTCTGGGAAAGAATATAAGAATGGGGTTTACAACCTGGGAGGGCTACAATTATGAAGATGCCATGCTTATATCTGAGGAACTTGTCAGGGATGATGTATTTACATCTATTCACATAGAAGAATATGAATCCGAGGCAAGGGATACAAAACTTGGACCTGAAGAAATTACAAGAGATATACCTAATGTTGGTGAAGATGCCCTTAAAGATATAGATGATAGAGGAATAATAAGAATAGGAGCAGAAGTAAGAGCAGGAGACATATTAGTTGGAAAGGTAACTCCCAAAGGCGAAACTGAACTTACAGCAGAGGAAAGGCTTTTAAGGGCTATATTTGGAGAAAAAGCTAGAGAAGTCAGGGATACGTCGCTTAGAGTTCCTCATGGAGAATACGGAATAATTGTTGATGTGAGAGTATTTACTAGGGAAAATGGAGATGAACTTCCACCTGGTGTAAATAAACTTGTTAGATGTTACATAGCTCAGAAAAGGAAAATATCCGTAGGTGATAAAATGTCGGGCAGACATGGTAACAAGGGTGTTATCTCAAGAGTGCTTCCAGAAGAGGATATGCCGTTTTTACCAGATGGAAGACCCCTTCAGATATGCCTGAATCCTCTTGGAGTTCCATCGCGTATGAATATAGGTCAGGTACTTGAAGTTCATCTGGGGTGGGCGGCAAGCAAACTTGGGTGGCATATAGCGACGCCTGTATTTGATGGTGCCAGAGAGGAAGATATTTTGGAGTGTCTTCAGAAAGCAGGCTATAAATCCCACGGTAAAACTGTACTGTATGACGGAAGAACAGGAGAACCTTTTGATAGGCTTGTAACAGTTGGATACATGTACATTCTAAAATTAGCACATTTAGTTGACGATAAAATTCATGCTAGATCTACAGGACCGTATTCACTTGTTACCCAGCAGCCTCTTGGAGGTAAGGCCCAATTTGGAGGCCAGAGATTTGGTGAGATGGAAGTATGGGCACTTGAAGCATATGGTGCGGCTCATACCCTTCAGGAAATACTTACAGTTAAATCTGACGATGTAGTAGGAAGGGTAAAGACCTATGAAGCTATAGTAAAAGGTGAAAATGTGCCGGAACCAGGAGTTCCAGAATCGTTTAAAGTTCTCATAAAGGAACTTCAGGCACTTTGCCTTGATGTAAAAGTCCTCAATGACAACAATGAAGAGATAAAGATAAAAGAGTCAATAGATGATGATGTTGAAGATTTGGGTGTTAATATAGAAGGAAATGAAGATTCAGTTCCACAGGAACAGAAGGTTGTAAAAGATGAACCTGAAGATATTAATGACGATGAAGAAGATGAATCTGAAGATGATTTGAATTTAGATGATCTTGATATAGACGATTTCAGCGATGAACATTAGGAAGGGAGGATTTACCCTTGTTTGAATTAAATAATTTTGATGCAATGCAAATAGGTCTTGCTTCTCCGGAAAAGATAAGAGAGTGGTCTAGAGGTGAAGTTAAAAAGCCTGAAACTATAAATTATAGAACTTTAAAACCAGAAAGAGATGGGTTGTTCTGTGAGAGAATATTTGGACCTACAAAAGATTGGGAATGCCATTGTGGAAAATATAAAAGAATAAGATATAAGGGAATAGTATGTGACAGATGTGGTGTCGAGGTAACCAAGGCAAAAGTAAGGCGTGAAAGAATGGGCCATATTGAACTTGCAGCGCCAGTATCTCATATTTGGTATTTTAAGGGTATTCCATCAAGAATGGGACTTATACTGGATATGTCACCACGATCATTGGAGAAGGTGCTTTACTTTGCATCTTATGTGGTTCTGGATCCGAAAGAAACTCCACTGTTAAAAAAGCAACTTTTAAATGAAAAAGAATATAGGGAAGCTGCTGATAAATACGGCGAAGAATCTTTTGTAGCAGGAATGGGGGCTGAGTCTATTAAAAAACTATTAGAGGAAATAGACCTAGAGCAGCTTTCATTGGAACTGAAGGAAAACTTTAAAAGCAGCACGGGACAGAAAAAGGTTAGAATAATAAGAAGGCTTGAAGTGGTAGAATCCTTTAGAAAGTCAGGCAACAAGCCAGATTGGATGATAATAGACGTGATACCTGTAATTCCACCTGATTTAAGACCTATGGTTCAGTTGGATGGAGGAAGATTTGCTACATCAGACTTAAATGACCTTTACAGAAGAGTTATAAATAGAAATAATAGACTTAAAAAACTTTTGGATCTTGGGGC
Proteins encoded in this region:
- the sigH gene encoding RNA polymerase sporulation sigma factor SigH, with protein sequence MENRGYISKKISSFKESLDEEVVAEAKNGNKRAQEYLINKYENFVKSKAKSYFLIGADKEDIYQEGMIGLYKAIRDFKADKLSSFKAFAELCITRQIITAIKTATRQKHIPLNTYVSLNKPIYDEESDRTLLDVLSEAKVADPEELIISREELNHIQREIGGILSDLEMEVLMSYLDGKSYQEIACDLDRHAKSIDNALQRVKRKLEKCLIHK
- the tuf gene encoding elongation factor Tu; the encoded protein is MSKEKFERTKPHVNIGTIGHVDHGKTTLTAAITTVLAKEGKAAATKYDEIDKAPEEKERGITINTAHVEYETDKRHYAHVDCPGHADYVKNMITGAAQMDGAILVVSAADGPMPQTREHILLASRVGVQYIVVFLNKSDQVDDPELIELVEMEVRELLSEYGFPGDDVPIIVGSALKVLENPDDPEATKCIHELMDAVDNYIPTPERPIDKPFLMPIEDIFTITGRGTVATGRVETGVLKIGDELEIVGLSEEKKKTVCTGVEMFRKLLDQAMAGDNIGVLLRGIQREEVERGQVLSKPGTVHPHKKFVGQVYVLKKEEGGRHTPFFNGYRPQFYFRTTDVTGSIALPEGVEMVMPGDHIDMNVELITPVAMHEGLRFAIREGGRTVGSGVVTKIVE
- the rpmG gene encoding 50S ribosomal protein L33 gives rise to the protein MRVKVTLACTDCKQRNYSTIKNKKNNPDRLELKKYCPFCHKHTVHKETK
- the secE gene encoding preprotein translocase subunit SecE, with protein sequence MATSNRKTKKNAVSSNKKSNFFKDLILEFNRITWASKENVKKASISVIAFCAVYAVIVGILDFGFNFIVQNMLK
- the nusG gene encoding transcription termination/antitermination protein NusG produces the protein MADKARWYVVHTYSGYENKVKANLEKTIENRNLYEWIDDVQVPMEEQVEIKDGKKKITLKKIFPGYVLIHMVMSDDSWYIVRNTRGVTGFVGPGSKPVPLTDEEVRTMGISEKPVNVDVSVGENVKVKSGPLENFSAVIQEINTEKKKIKALVNMFGRETPVELDFNQIEKLD
- the rplK gene encoding 50S ribosomal protein L11, which translates into the protein MAKKVVGMIKLQLPAGKASPAPPVGPALGQHGVNIMGFCKEFNAKTNNQAGLIIPVVITVYQDRSFSFILKTPPAAVLLKKAAGIESGSGVPNKTKVAKVTKEQVKQIAETKMPDLNAGSIEAAMRMVAGTARSMGITVEE
- the rplA gene encoding 50S ribosomal protein L1; translation: MGKNYVESVKLIDKNVLYSPEEAIDIVLKTAKAKFDETIEIALKLGVDPRHADQQVRGAVVLPNGTGKQVRVLVFAKGSKVDEAKDAGADFVGAEEYVEKIQKENWFDFDIVVATPDMMGVVGRLGRVLGPKGLMPNPKSGTVTFDVAKAINEIKAGKVEYRVDKTSIIHVPIGKKSFESGKLVENFHALLDAIIKAKPSAAKGQYLKSVVLSSTMGPGVKVNPTKVLD
- the rplJ gene encoding 50S ribosomal protein L10, translating into MTKNRELKEAKVQEIKEKMEKSKSIVFSKYQGLTVEQDTELRKSLREAGVEYKVYKNTLSTLAAKELGYNDAEQILKGPISIAFGYEDVTAPARVINNYAKDHKALELKGGIVDGEFFDEDKIKKLATVPSKEILIAKLLGSFKAPVSKFVYLLDAISKQKDSASEEA
- the rplL gene encoding 50S ribosomal protein L7/L12 gives rise to the protein MSKEEIIQAIKDMSVLELNELVKACEEEFGVSAAAPAAAAGGAAAGDGAGAAEKTEFDVVLKEAGAQKIKVIKVVREATGLGLKDAKALVDGAPKTIKEAVSKEDAEAMKAKFEEVGATVELK